The Mustela erminea isolate mMusErm1 chromosome 6, mMusErm1.Pri, whole genome shotgun sequence genome includes a region encoding these proteins:
- the APOBEC1 gene encoding C->U-editing enzyme APOBEC-1, with product MASDKGPSAGDATLRRRIEPWEFEVFFDPRELRKEACLLYEIQWGTSHKMWRNTGKNTANHVELNFIEKFTSERRYCPSTHCSITWFLSWSPCWECSKAIRGFLSQHASVTLVIYVTRLFWHMDPQNRQGLRDLLKSGVTVRIMRAPEYDHCWKNFVNYPPGKEDHWPRYPELWMKLYELELYCIILSLPPCLKISRRNQKQLTLFRLIPQNCHYQNIPPHILLDTGLIQLPVIWR from the exons GTCCTTCAGCAGGAGATGCCACCTTGAG GAGGAGAATTGAACCCTGGGAATTTGAAGTCTTCTTTGATCCCAGAGAACTCCGTAAAGAGGCCTGCCTGCTCTATGAAATCCAGTGGGGCACAAGCCATAAGATGTGGCGAAACACAGGCAAAAACACTGCCAACCATGTGGAActcaattttatagaaaaatttactTCAGAAAGACGGTATTGCCCATCCACCCACTGTTCTATCACCTGGTTCCTGTCCTGGAGTCCGTGTTGGGAATGCTCCAAGGCTATTAGAGGATTTTTGAGTCAACACGCTAGTGTCACTCTGGTTATTTATGTAACACGGCTCTTCTGGCACATGGATCCACAAAACCGGCAAGGACTCCGAGACCTCCTCAAAAGTGGTGTGACTGTCCGGATCATGAGAGCCCCAg AGTATGATCATTGCTGGAAGAATTTTGTCAACTACCCACCTGGGAAAGAAGATCACTGGCCAAGATACCCTGAGCTGTGGATGAAGCTGTACGAGCTGGAACTCTACTGCATAATTCTA agtcTCCCTCCTTGTTTAAAGATttcaagaagaaatcaaaagcagCTTACATTGTTCAGACTTATTCCTCAAAATTGCCATTACCAAAATATTCCACCCCATATCCTTTTAGATACAGGGCTGATCCAACTTCCTGTGATTTGGAGATGA